From the Lysobacterales bacterium genome, one window contains:
- a CDS encoding sulfotransferase domain-containing protein — translation MLIWLASYPRSGNTLLRILLNRGFGLETLSLYDDHFEGGYDRVFQQVVAHRKHGLSRDEIRAAAAALPTIVFMKTHELPDDDAKAICIVRDGRASVVSYYHYRRDIAGEDVQLADVIKGDVWGGDWSSHARAWALSGRANTLVLRYEDIVADPEQALRRIAEFSDLPAPAAVADVDFASLHSAMPQFFRTGSNSMNIAELRGADLALFWERHGQTMSELGYPGK, via the coding sequence ATGCTGATCTGGCTGGCCTCCTATCCGCGCAGCGGCAATACCCTGTTGCGCATCCTGCTCAATCGCGGTTTCGGCCTCGAAACCCTCTCGCTCTACGACGACCATTTCGAGGGCGGCTACGACCGCGTGTTCCAACAGGTGGTCGCACACCGCAAGCACGGGCTGTCCCGTGACGAGATCCGCGCCGCGGCCGCAGCCTTGCCGACGATCGTCTTCATGAAGACGCATGAGCTGCCCGACGACGACGCCAAGGCGATCTGCATCGTTCGCGACGGTCGCGCTTCGGTGGTGTCGTACTACCACTATCGTCGCGACATCGCCGGCGAGGACGTCCAACTCGCCGACGTCATCAAAGGCGATGTCTGGGGCGGCGACTGGTCGTCGCACGCCCGTGCCTGGGCGCTCTCGGGTCGAGCGAACACGCTGGTGCTGCGGTATGAAGACATTGTTGCCGACCCCGAACAGGCATTGCGGCGGATCGCCGAATTCAGCGACCTGCCGGCACCCGCAGCCGTCGCCGACGTCGACTTCGCGTCGCTGCATTCCGCCATGCCGCAGTTCTTCCGCACGGGTTCGAACAGCATGAACATCGCCGAATTGCGCGGCGCCGACCTCGCGTTGTTCTGGGAACGGCATGGCCAGACCATGAGCGAACTCGGCTACCCCGGGAAATAA
- the lptB gene encoding LPS export ABC transporter ATP-binding protein: MLSARHLKKRYKDREVVSDFSLQVAPGECVGLLGPNGAGKTTCFYMIVGLIGADAGAILLDDTDLSTMPMHERARRGVGYLPQEPSVFRSLSVEDNLLAVLELRPGLNRKQQRDEMEALLADLQIAHVRKQKGQSLSGGERRRVEIARALAAKPRFMLLDEPFAGVDPISVSEIQRIVAHLKDRGIGVLITDHNVRETLGICDRAYILHAGTVLAEGKPSEILVHQRVREVYLGEKFTI, from the coding sequence ATGCTGTCGGCGCGTCACCTGAAGAAGCGTTACAAGGACCGGGAAGTCGTCTCCGACTTCTCGCTGCAGGTCGCACCCGGCGAATGCGTCGGCTTGCTCGGCCCGAACGGCGCCGGCAAGACCACCTGCTTCTACATGATCGTCGGCCTGATCGGCGCCGACGCCGGCGCCATCCTGCTCGACGACACCGACCTCAGCACGATGCCGATGCACGAACGCGCGCGCCGCGGCGTCGGCTATCTGCCGCAGGAACCATCGGTGTTCCGTTCGCTCAGCGTCGAAGACAATTTGCTCGCGGTGCTCGAACTGCGCCCCGGACTGAACCGCAAGCAGCAGCGCGACGAAATGGAAGCCCTGCTCGCCGACCTGCAGATCGCCCACGTGCGCAAGCAGAAGGGCCAGAGCCTGTCCGGTGGCGAGCGCCGGCGCGTCGAGATCGCACGCGCGCTCGCCGCGAAGCCGCGCTTCATGTTGCTCGACGAACCCTTCGCCGGTGTCGACCCGATCTCGGTATCGGAAATCCAGCGCATCGTCGCGCATCTCAAGGACCGTGGCATCGGCGTGCTGATCACCGACCACAATGTTCGCGAGACGCTCGGCATCTGCGACCGCGCCTACATCCTGCACGCCGGCACCGTGCTTGCCGAAGGCAAACCGTCGGAGATCCTCGTCCATCAGCGCGTGCGCGAGGTTTATCTCGGCGAGAAGTTCACGATCTGA
- the lptA gene encoding lipopolysaccharide transport periplasmic protein LptA produces the protein MAVLLRSASALLVSLLAALPAFAAKADRDQPMQVGAEHSQTSEKTGITVLTGDVRIDQGSLLIRAERGEFEQKEGEVSRVVLDGSPVHLEQDIDQQGRLKADAKRIEYLLSEQKVVMTGGVRIERPRGLLTGERVIYHLDSGEMEAGEPGGRVNMTIAPKPKTPKAAVPATPEAPKS, from the coding sequence ATGGCAGTTTTGCTCCGAAGCGCTAGCGCGCTGCTCGTTTCCCTACTGGCGGCCCTGCCCGCGTTCGCCGCCAAGGCTGATCGTGACCAGCCGATGCAGGTCGGCGCCGAACACTCGCAGACCAGCGAAAAGACCGGCATCACGGTGCTCACCGGCGATGTCCGCATCGACCAGGGCTCGCTGCTGATCCGTGCCGAGCGCGGCGAATTCGAACAGAAGGAAGGCGAAGTCAGTCGCGTCGTTCTTGATGGCTCGCCCGTGCATCTTGAGCAGGACATCGACCAGCAGGGACGTCTGAAGGCGGATGCGAAGCGCATCGAATACCTGTTGTCCGAACAGAAGGTGGTGATGACCGGCGGCGTCCGTATCGAGCGCCCGCGCGGCCTGCTGACCGGCGAACGCGTCATCTACCACCTCGACAGCGGCGAGATGGAGGCCGGCGAGCCCGGCGGTCGCGTCAACATGACGATCGCACCGAAGCCGAAAACGCCGAAAGCCGCGGTGCCGGCCACCCCCGAAGCGCCGAAATCCTGA
- the lptC gene encoding LPS export ABC transporter periplasmic protein LptC, with product MSRLQALVAVMLGLIAAATGWMLFRDFDKIKPDRFSGPSRPSYELVDFELDAFDEQGAIAFRAKAPRLLHDERVKGMALTAPVFRLFGENGQSWQARSATAWIDTKAKRIDLDTDVAVTRDIDDAAQAWSLTTERLVAHTETRLIETDRVVEVQQPGSILRGRGLSADLNDKTFELKADVHGSFAPKR from the coding sequence ATGAGTCGACTTCAGGCTCTCGTCGCCGTGATGCTCGGGTTGATCGCCGCAGCGACCGGCTGGATGCTGTTTCGTGACTTCGACAAGATCAAGCCCGACCGATTCTCCGGCCCGTCGCGACCCAGCTACGAACTGGTGGATTTCGAACTCGATGCCTTCGACGAACAAGGCGCCATCGCCTTCCGCGCCAAGGCACCGCGACTGCTGCACGACGAGCGCGTCAAGGGCATGGCCCTGACCGCGCCGGTGTTCCGGCTATTTGGCGAGAACGGACAAAGCTGGCAGGCACGCAGCGCGACCGCATGGATCGACACCAAGGCCAAGCGCATCGACCTCGACACCGATGTCGCCGTCACCCGCGACATCGACGATGCCGCACAGGCCTGGTCGTTGACGACGGAACGACTGGTCGCTCACACCGAAACACGCCTGATCGAGACCGACCGCGTGGTCGAGGTGCAGCAACCCGGCTCTATACTGCGCGGCCGCGGTCTCTCGGCCGACCTCAACGACAAGACGTTCGAACTCAAGGCGGATGTGCATGGCAGTTTTGCTCCGAAGCGCTAG
- a CDS encoding HAD hydrolase family protein: MTSWSPLTDLPDHVRDRAARVRLVCFDVDGVMTDGGLYYSDVGHEAKRFHVLDGLGLKMLLESGVHVAVITARDTPAVAQRMRDLGIRHVFAGVPDKRARMLALAAELGLGIEDVAHVGDDLPDLGILSTVGFAITVANAHPSIVGVTHWQTRRHGGDGAVREVCDVILAARGLLDAAVARFRP, from the coding sequence ATGACGTCCTGGTCGCCGCTGACCGATCTTCCCGACCATGTCCGCGACCGCGCAGCGCGCGTGCGCCTCGTCTGTTTCGATGTCGACGGCGTGATGACCGATGGCGGTCTCTACTACAGCGATGTCGGACACGAAGCCAAGCGCTTCCACGTGCTCGACGGACTCGGCCTGAAGATGCTGCTGGAGTCCGGCGTGCATGTCGCGGTCATCACCGCGCGCGATACGCCGGCGGTCGCCCAGAGGATGCGCGACCTCGGCATCCGCCACGTGTTTGCCGGCGTGCCCGACAAGCGGGCGCGCATGCTGGCCTTGGCGGCAGAACTCGGGCTCGGCATCGAGGACGTCGCCCATGTCGGTGACGACCTGCCCGATCTCGGCATCCTGTCCACCGTGGGCTTCGCGATCACGGTCGCGAATGCGCATCCGTCGATCGTCGGCGTCACACACTGGCAAACCCGCCGTCACGGCGGCGACGGCGCGGTGCGGGAAGTCTGCGACGTGATCCTGGCCGCGCGTGGCCTGCTCGACGCTGCGGTCGCACGGTTCCGCCCATGA